From a single Bacillus sp. NEB1478 genomic region:
- a CDS encoding peptidoglycan-binding protein, which translates to MSYVITYDYIKVGNARPGKKLKSLVFGVAHDTENPGTTARENRTYLNNQQPSASTHVFIDDKEILVIVPLDEIAYHVQYATQMDNLLFGADANDSAIEVKICFGGSIQFQEAYKRYVWFWSWFCKKNKWDPFSKIASHKQLDTNRRTDPDNALNQYGITFNQFLNDVRKEMDTEAISKPSVVKDTNKGYLKKGDSGEDIKDLQRKLNAVGFKLVVDGMFGEKTYTTVRTFQRMNKLTVDGLAGKETMAKLEAALKPQPQAVIPYPRYVIKKGSKDTENIKRIQKALGITVDGVFGTKTGAAVKAYQRRKKLTADGIVGQTTWNMIF; encoded by the coding sequence ATGTCATATGTAATTACGTACGATTATATTAAAGTCGGTAATGCAAGACCTGGAAAGAAACTCAAAAGCCTTGTTTTTGGAGTAGCGCACGATACAGAGAATCCAGGAACAACCGCACGTGAGAATCGTACTTATTTAAATAATCAGCAGCCTAGTGCGAGTACACATGTATTTATTGACGATAAAGAAATTTTAGTGATTGTTCCACTAGATGAGATTGCCTATCATGTTCAATATGCAACACAAATGGATAATCTTCTTTTTGGGGCAGATGCTAACGATTCTGCTATAGAAGTAAAAATTTGCTTTGGGGGATCTATTCAATTTCAAGAAGCATATAAACGTTATGTTTGGTTTTGGTCATGGTTTTGTAAAAAGAATAAATGGGATCCATTCAGCAAGATTGCAAGTCATAAACAACTGGACACAAACCGGCGAACAGACCCTGATAATGCACTCAACCAATATGGGATAACCTTTAATCAATTCCTTAATGATGTGAGAAAAGAAATGGATACAGAAGCAATATCCAAACCTTCTGTTGTAAAAGACACGAATAAGGGATATCTCAAAAAAGGTGACAGCGGCGAAGATATAAAAGATCTTCAAAGAAAGTTAAATGCTGTCGGATTTAAGTTAGTGGTAGATGGAATGTTTGGTGAAAAGACTTACACTACTGTAAGGACTTTTCAGCGGATGAACAAGCTTACGGTAGATGGGTTAGCCGGAAAAGAAACTATGGCTAAACTAGAAGCAGCTTTAAAACCACAGCCGCAAGCTGTCATCCCATACCCACGCTATGTGATAAAAAAAGGATCTAAAGATACTGAGAATATAAAAAGAATTCAAAAAGCACTCGGTATAACTGTGGACGGCGTCTTTGGAACAAAAACAGGAGCAGCCGTAAAAGCTTATCAGAGGAGAAAAAAATTAACCGCAGACGGAATCGTCGGACAAACTACGTGGAATATGATTTTTTAA
- a CDS encoding DUF1343 domain-containing protein: protein MKKWGFLLAVLLVLSVVLPSTQTLNATRSKYDNYHRQNFKTGLEMLLKDNLSLLEGKKVGLITNPTGVDRNLNSIVDVLYNNPDIELKALFGPEHGVRGSAQAGQYVEFYTDPKTGLPVYSLYGPTKKPTPEMLEGIDVLVFDIQDVGTRFYTYIYTMAYAMEAAKENNIPFVVLDRPNPLGGTQVEGPVLDPDYSSFVGMYPIPLRHGMTVGELAKLFNKEFHIDADLEVVEMKGWKRSWTYEESGLDWVLPSPNMPTKDTALVYPGSALIEGTNVSEGRGTTKPFELIGAPFINGDHLASALNEQALPGVKFRSASFIPSTSKHVGKLSHGIEIHVTDEKLFQPVLTGIALVKTIHDMYPADFAFRAEDSAGKSYFDLLIGNGWVREAIESGSSVEDIVSRYEEELYQFKELRKKYLLY, encoded by the coding sequence ATGAAAAAATGGGGATTTTTATTAGCTGTCTTGCTCGTCTTATCAGTAGTGCTCCCGAGTACACAAACACTCAATGCAACAAGAAGCAAATATGATAATTATCATAGGCAAAATTTTAAAACGGGCTTAGAAATGCTTCTGAAGGACAATCTATCTTTGTTAGAAGGAAAAAAAGTCGGATTAATAACAAACCCAACTGGAGTTGACCGGAATTTAAACAGCATAGTAGATGTCTTATACAATAATCCTGATATCGAGCTAAAAGCTTTATTCGGTCCCGAACATGGGGTACGTGGAAGTGCGCAAGCTGGACAATATGTGGAATTCTATACAGATCCTAAAACAGGTCTTCCTGTTTACAGCTTATATGGACCAACGAAAAAGCCTACTCCTGAAATGCTTGAAGGAATAGATGTGTTAGTTTTTGATATTCAAGATGTGGGAACTCGTTTCTATACGTACATTTATACAATGGCATACGCGATGGAGGCAGCAAAAGAAAATAACATTCCATTTGTCGTCTTGGATCGTCCAAATCCACTCGGGGGTACGCAGGTAGAAGGACCGGTATTAGATCCGGATTATTCATCATTTGTAGGGATGTACCCGATTCCTTTAAGACATGGTATGACGGTTGGTGAACTCGCAAAATTATTTAATAAAGAATTTCATATTGATGCTGACTTAGAAGTGGTAGAAATGAAGGGATGGAAAAGATCGTGGACTTATGAAGAAAGCGGACTGGATTGGGTCCTTCCTTCACCTAATATGCCAACAAAAGACACGGCCCTTGTTTATCCTGGAAGCGCATTGATCGAGGGTACAAATGTATCAGAAGGAAGAGGGACTACGAAACCGTTTGAGCTAATCGGCGCCCCTTTTATTAATGGAGATCACTTAGCTTCTGCACTAAACGAACAAGCTCTGCCTGGTGTGAAGTTCCGTTCTGCATCTTTTATACCATCGACTTCAAAGCATGTTGGAAAACTATCGCATGGTATCGAAATACATGTAACAGACGAGAAGTTATTCCAGCCTGTATTAACTGGAATAGCTTTAGTTAAAACAATCCATGATATGTATCCTGCCGATTTTGCGTTCCGTGCAGAAGACAGTGCAGGAAAATCTTACTTTGATCTATTAATCGGGAATGGCTGGGTACGAGAAGCAATTGAATCCGGGAGTTCAGTAGAGGATATTGTTTCTCGCTATGAGGAAGAGCTGTATCAATTTAAAGAATTGAGAAAGAAATATTTACTCTATTAA
- a CDS encoding GntR family transcriptional regulator has protein sequence MIDKTSPVPLYYQIEEAIKNKIDKGEWEPGSMISSEREFAENYEVSRMTVRQAINNLVNDGYLTRRKGKGTFVSGKKIEQKLLGLTSFTEDMKARGYNPASKLVSFQIIQANHQIAKVLEISHNDEIYEIKRVRLANDVPMAIETTFVPVQLIHLQESHFQEGSLYSQVEQAGFNIDYATQSLEASIAREKESEILEIAKGAPVLLIQRLTYLTTGKPLEVVHSVYRGDRYKFMIDMKR, from the coding sequence ATTATAGATAAAACATCACCAGTACCTCTTTATTATCAAATTGAAGAGGCGATCAAAAATAAGATTGATAAAGGAGAATGGGAACCAGGCTCAATGATCTCCTCTGAAAGAGAGTTTGCAGAAAACTACGAAGTGAGCCGAATGACAGTTCGTCAAGCAATCAACAACTTAGTCAATGACGGTTATTTGACGAGAAGAAAAGGTAAGGGAACTTTTGTATCCGGTAAAAAAATCGAACAAAAATTATTAGGTTTAACAAGTTTTACTGAGGATATGAAAGCGAGAGGATATAATCCAGCTTCTAAACTCGTATCCTTTCAAATCATTCAAGCTAACCACCAGATTGCTAAAGTGCTGGAAATATCCCATAACGACGAAATCTATGAAATAAAACGAGTTCGATTAGCAAATGATGTGCCGATGGCGATTGAAACCACTTTTGTTCCGGTGCAGCTCATTCATCTGCAAGAGAGTCATTTTCAAGAAGGCTCATTATATTCTCAAGTTGAACAAGCGGGATTTAATATCGATTACGCGACACAAAGTCTCGAGGCTTCTATTGCACGAGAAAAAGAGAGTGAAATTTTAGAGATTGCCAAAGGAGCACCTGTTTTGCTCATACAAAGACTGACGTATTTGACAACTGGCAAGCCTCTCGAAGTAGTTCACTCCGTATACCGTGGAGACCGCTACAAATTTATGATTGATATGAAGCGCTAA
- the nagZ gene encoding beta-N-acetylhexosaminidase produces the protein MIGSLFLTAFLIIPLFAGTGQSKVFAKQWDSESLIIAQNMPQLSTELNGDTIKLSALKADNDGAYSEVKEHLKWGSTNKNVASVQEGTVTLSGHNGKTFIFVTDGKSFDRIGILVKHGKAAFEKQKGEKYDLISKAIKSMSVEEKIGQMLMPDFRNWNGKPVTEMNDEIKELVKKYYLGGVILFRENVVTTEQTVRLVDEYKKANEEYGLLISIDQEGGIVTRLQSGTDFPGNMALGATRSAELAKSVGKSIGSELDSLGINMNLAPVLDVNNNPDNPVIGVRSFGEDPKLVAELGTAYTKGLQSAGMAATAKHFPGHGDTAVDSHLGLPSVPHDKERLKEVELYPFQQAMNQGIDAIMTAHVTFPKIDPTTVISKKDGTEINLPATLSYEVLTNLMRKEMGFKGVISTDALNMQAIVDHFGPVDAAIRAVNAGTDIVLMPVGLEEVANGLYDAVERGDIKEDRVNESVERLLTLKAKRGIFKQMTDTPVEEKVENAQNVVGNIAHKEVEKEVARKSITLVKNSGLLPVNKESIDSVVVVGNTYSQSLQQALSAYIPSVELILSAQKLTEEQLMKVRNADLVVLGTYTFNVSGRLPSSSQMQMVNQVIQAAPNKTVAVGIRNPYDIMAFPDVTAYLAQYGFRDASFKATAETIFGMNNPSGKLPVTIYQDDTVLYPFGHGLGY, from the coding sequence ATGATAGGGTCTTTATTTTTAACTGCATTTTTGATTATTCCTTTGTTTGCAGGAACAGGACAATCTAAAGTTTTTGCTAAACAATGGGATAGCGAATCGTTAATTATCGCTCAAAATATGCCGCAATTAAGTACAGAACTTAATGGCGATACAATTAAACTTTCTGCATTGAAAGCTGATAATGATGGTGCTTATTCCGAAGTTAAAGAACATCTGAAGTGGGGATCCACGAATAAAAATGTGGCTTCCGTTCAGGAAGGTACCGTTACATTAAGCGGTCACAACGGCAAAACATTTATTTTTGTTACAGATGGAAAATCATTCGACAGAATTGGAATACTTGTTAAGCATGGAAAAGCTGCGTTCGAAAAACAAAAAGGTGAAAAATACGATCTGATTTCAAAAGCGATCAAATCAATGTCAGTTGAAGAAAAAATTGGACAGATGCTAATGCCAGATTTCCGTAACTGGAATGGGAAACCGGTTACTGAAATGAACGATGAAATAAAGGAGTTAGTGAAAAAATACTATTTAGGCGGAGTCATTTTATTCCGTGAGAATGTAGTTACAACTGAGCAAACTGTAAGATTAGTAGATGAGTATAAGAAGGCAAATGAGGAATATGGTCTTCTCATATCAATCGACCAAGAAGGCGGAATTGTGACACGTTTGCAGAGTGGTACCGATTTCCCAGGAAATATGGCGCTTGGTGCAACAAGATCAGCAGAATTGGCAAAATCAGTCGGAAAATCTATTGGTTCTGAACTCGATTCGCTAGGAATCAACATGAATCTGGCTCCAGTACTTGATGTAAACAACAATCCTGATAACCCTGTTATCGGTGTGCGTTCCTTTGGTGAAGATCCAAAGTTAGTTGCAGAGTTAGGGACTGCTTATACAAAAGGATTACAAAGTGCGGGGATGGCTGCTACAGCAAAACACTTCCCAGGACATGGTGATACTGCTGTTGATTCACATCTTGGTTTACCTTCAGTCCCACATGATAAAGAGCGATTAAAGGAAGTAGAACTTTATCCGTTCCAGCAAGCGATGAATCAGGGGATCGATGCAATTATGACTGCACATGTAACGTTCCCGAAGATTGATCCCACAACTGTTATTTCGAAAAAAGATGGAACAGAGATTAACCTTCCAGCTACTTTGTCTTATGAAGTATTAACGAATTTGATGAGAAAAGAAATGGGCTTTAAAGGTGTAATCTCAACAGATGCGCTCAACATGCAAGCGATCGTTGATCATTTCGGACCAGTGGATGCTGCTATTCGTGCAGTTAATGCAGGAACAGATATTGTTCTGATGCCTGTTGGTCTAGAAGAAGTAGCAAATGGACTTTATGATGCCGTAGAAAGAGGAGATATTAAAGAAGATAGAGTGAATGAATCAGTAGAGAGACTACTGACATTAAAAGCGAAACGCGGAATTTTTAAACAAATGACAGATACACCAGTCGAAGAAAAAGTAGAAAATGCACAAAATGTTGTAGGGAACATTGCACATAAAGAAGTAGAAAAAGAAGTTGCACGCAAATCTATTACATTGGTGAAAAACAGCGGGCTGCTGCCAGTAAATAAAGAAAGCATCGATTCTGTTGTTGTTGTAGGAAACACCTATAGTCAATCTCTTCAGCAAGCTTTATCCGCCTATATTCCATCTGTGGAGTTAATTCTATCAGCCCAAAAGCTAACAGAAGAACAGCTAATGAAAGTACGAAATGCAGATTTAGTTGTGTTAGGCACTTACACATTTAACGTATCAGGACGATTACCATCAAGCAGCCAAATGCAGATGGTAAACCAAGTGATTCAAGCGGCTCCAAATAAAACGGTAGCAGTAGGAATTCGAAATCCTTATGACATTATGGCGTTCCCTGATGTTACTGCTTATCTTGCCCAATATGGATTCAGAGATGCCAGTTTCAAAGCAACGGCTGAAACCATTTTTGGTATGAACAACCCGTCAGGAAAGCTTCCAGTTACGATTTATCAAGATGATACTGTACTATATCCGTTTGGACACGGTTTAGGATATTAA
- a CDS encoding PTS transporter subunit EIIC yields MGKEQQMATSIIENLGGASNIKTLMHCMTRIRVNLHDSSKVNLAGLKDVDGVLGVVEDDTLQIIVGPGIVNRVTLAMSDETGMNIHSVDETNPMDLEQMARMNKDALNKKNATPFKQFLRKIASIFIPLIPAIVASGLIAGITNVALRLDANPESSFIQMLGLIGWGVFGYLAVFVGINTAKEFGGTPALGGAAGILLINPGLANIKLFGEALVVGRGGLIGVMLAAILIAFLEKRIRKFVPAAIDIIVTPTLALLITGFATLYILQPVGGFLSDLITKGLLNLIDIGGVFSGLILAGTFLPLVVTGLHQGLTPVHMELINSIGDDPLLPILAMGGAGQVGAAFAIYFKTKNQRLRKVIKGGLPVGMLGIGEPLIFGVTLPLGRPFLTACLGAAIGGAFQAFFKVATIAIGVSGIPLVFLVNTNQMLLYIVGLVIAYIFGFIFTWTFGFKESMAKDI; encoded by the coding sequence ATGGGGAAAGAGCAGCAAATGGCGACAAGCATCATAGAAAATCTCGGCGGCGCATCAAACATTAAAACGTTGATGCACTGTATGACAAGAATCAGGGTAAACCTACATGACTCATCTAAAGTGAATTTAGCAGGATTAAAAGATGTGGATGGCGTGTTAGGTGTTGTAGAAGATGATACGCTTCAAATTATCGTTGGTCCTGGAATTGTGAACAGAGTAACACTGGCGATGAGTGATGAAACAGGCATGAATATTCATTCTGTTGATGAAACGAACCCGATGGACCTTGAGCAGATGGCACGCATGAACAAAGATGCCCTCAATAAGAAAAACGCAACACCATTTAAGCAATTTTTACGTAAAATTGCGAGTATCTTTATTCCGTTAATTCCGGCAATCGTAGCTTCTGGTTTAATCGCAGGAATCACGAACGTAGCATTAAGACTGGATGCAAACCCAGAATCTTCATTCATTCAAATGTTAGGCTTGATTGGTTGGGGAGTATTTGGTTATTTGGCAGTATTTGTAGGGATAAACACTGCAAAAGAATTTGGGGGTACTCCTGCTTTAGGGGGAGCTGCTGGTATTCTGCTTATCAACCCAGGTCTTGCTAACATCAAGCTTTTTGGTGAGGCTTTAGTAGTTGGACGGGGCGGATTAATTGGTGTTATGCTTGCAGCTATTTTAATAGCCTTTTTAGAAAAACGAATTCGTAAATTTGTTCCCGCAGCTATTGATATTATCGTTACACCAACACTTGCGTTATTAATCACAGGATTTGCTACATTATACATTCTTCAGCCTGTAGGCGGATTCTTATCGGATCTAATCACAAAAGGATTGTTGAACTTAATTGATATTGGCGGTGTTTTCTCTGGACTTATTTTAGCAGGTACATTCTTGCCGCTGGTTGTAACAGGACTTCACCAAGGGCTAACTCCTGTTCATATGGAGCTTATCAACTCAATTGGTGATGACCCACTCTTACCAATCCTTGCAATGGGTGGAGCAGGGCAAGTTGGTGCTGCATTCGCGATTTACTTTAAAACGAAAAATCAAAGACTTCGCAAAGTTATCAAAGGTGGTCTTCCTGTAGGTATGCTAGGAATTGGTGAGCCATTAATTTTTGGGGTAACACTGCCGCTTGGCCGTCCTTTCTTAACCGCTTGTTTAGGAGCAGCTATTGGCGGAGCATTCCAAGCCTTCTTTAAAGTAGCAACAATTGCGATTGGTGTATCTGGTATTCCGCTTGTGTTCTTAGTTAATACCAATCAGATGCTGCTTTATATTGTAGGATTAGTAATCGCTTATATCTTTGGATTTATCTTCACATGGACATTTGGATTTAAAGAAAGTATGGCAAAAGACATTTAA
- a CDS encoding sporulation histidine kinase inhibitor Sda produces the protein MNKIMSDEQLIISYREVLKHEKNSEIAKHLKEEINRRGLKPVIN, from the coding sequence TTGAACAAGATCATGAGTGACGAACAATTGATTATTTCTTATCGAGAAGTTTTAAAACATGAAAAAAACAGTGAGATTGCTAAACACCTCAAAGAAGAAATAAACCGACGCGGATTAAAACCAGTTATAAATTAA
- a CDS encoding YndM family protein produces MEIIKALLLKFIVCLIAFSIGLDLVFDASIREIISFSITTTAVTYILADRILLPRIGNRNTLMAEFMIVYAIVWLFGSVLLNGYLQIAWGSAISAILLIAAEVFVHRYLIKNVPAVKTERRRVSRLRPNLRYATEFAEETDPDPKKKK; encoded by the coding sequence TTGGAAATAATTAAAGCTCTTCTATTAAAATTTATTGTTTGTTTAATTGCATTTTCAATAGGCTTGGATTTGGTTTTTGATGCATCTATACGTGAAATTATTTCATTTAGTATCACAACAACGGCTGTAACATATATTCTTGCAGATCGAATACTGCTGCCTCGGATCGGAAATAGAAACACGCTAATGGCTGAATTTATGATTGTATATGCAATCGTGTGGCTGTTTGGTTCAGTACTCTTGAATGGTTATCTTCAAATTGCTTGGGGAAGTGCAATTTCAGCGATTCTCCTCATAGCAGCCGAGGTATTCGTGCATCGTTATTTAATCAAAAATGTACCAGCTGTAAAAACGGAAAGAAGACGTGTCAGCAGGCTAAGACCAAATCTAAGATATGCGACAGAGTTTGCTGAAGAAACAGATCCTGATCCAAAAAAGAAAAAATAG
- a CDS encoding ATP-binding protein, producing MSQPVLYSEIYKYDFKAVAIILSFLYGGKRAGFATFFALLITGYFTDQRLLILLGNYTVFCLLLLPVSSRFHRYQIKGKVIVISLFYMTIPITRGIFLTLKGDYRQTFFEVSSSLIVLATLIAIIYLIENMNEQMEMKQELIRTEKMNVVSQLAASVAHEIRNPMTSVRGFMQLMQKENLTKEQHLYIRISIEELDRAQEIINQYLALAKPQTDQYEIIDLTSIIQQSIDVMHSYAILNSIHITQQVESSLEIEGLKLEIQQVLINIIKNAIEAIKSEGEIWLSAAKNSNGFVSIQIKDNGVGMTEAQLKKLGSPYYSTKEKGTGLGLTVCHQIVKQMGGQILIKSELNKGTCFTINLPLKNK from the coding sequence ATGAGCCAACCTGTCCTTTATTCCGAAATCTATAAGTATGACTTTAAAGCTGTCGCTATCATACTGTCCTTTTTATACGGAGGCAAAAGAGCTGGATTTGCAACCTTTTTTGCACTGCTTATAACAGGGTATTTTACAGACCAGAGGTTATTGATCTTATTAGGCAATTATACGGTGTTTTGTCTATTGTTACTCCCAGTAAGCAGTAGGTTTCACCGTTATCAAATAAAAGGAAAAGTTATCGTGATCAGTTTGTTTTATATGACGATTCCGATCACAAGAGGGATTTTTCTTACCTTAAAAGGAGACTACCGGCAAACCTTTTTTGAAGTAAGCTCCTCTCTTATTGTTTTGGCAACTTTGATTGCAATCATATATTTAATTGAAAACATGAATGAGCAAATGGAAATGAAACAAGAACTGATCCGAACGGAAAAAATGAATGTCGTCAGCCAGCTGGCTGCTTCGGTTGCACACGAAATCCGTAATCCGATGACATCTGTGCGCGGGTTCATGCAGTTAATGCAAAAAGAAAATTTAACGAAGGAACAGCATTTATACATAAGAATCTCGATTGAGGAATTAGATCGGGCACAGGAAATCATCAATCAATATTTAGCTCTCGCAAAGCCGCAAACTGATCAATATGAAATCATTGATTTGACTTCTATCATACAACAATCGATTGACGTGATGCATTCGTATGCCATTCTGAACAGTATTCATATTACACAGCAAGTGGAATCATCTCTCGAAATCGAGGGGCTTAAACTAGAAATTCAGCAAGTGTTGATAAACATCATCAAAAATGCGATTGAAGCGATTAAAAGCGAAGGGGAAATCTGGCTATCGGCTGCAAAAAATTCAAATGGCTTCGTATCCATTCAAATTAAAGATAACGGTGTAGGAATGACCGAAGCGCAATTGAAAAAACTAGGAAGCCCGTATTACTCAACAAAGGAAAAGGGAACTGGCTTAGGATTAACCGTATGCCATCAAATCGTAAAACAAATGGGCGGACAAATTTTGATTAAGAGTGAGTTAAACAAAGGAACATGCTTTACGATAAATCTGCCATTAAAAAATAAGTGA
- the nagB gene encoding glucosamine-6-phosphate deaminase, translated as MKLISVTDEQELSRTAAEILFLKIKTADRLVLGLPTGNTPLGMYRYLSKYSNEYKQSFHHVYTVNLDEYAGSETYHNYMEKHFFQNVDIPSHHTHLPNGKAENLENECIQYEELIKKLGGIDVQVLGIGENGHIGFNEPGTNFDSRTHVVKLTESTLQANAKYFTDEEQPTHAITMGIGSILDSKEILLLAIGERKARAVRELLQGSLNEEIPATVLTMHPNVTVLADKGARMLLDKES; from the coding sequence TTGAAGCTTATTTCCGTTACTGATGAACAAGAATTAAGCAGGACAGCTGCGGAGATTTTATTTTTGAAAATAAAAACCGCAGACAGGTTGGTGCTTGGCCTCCCAACTGGCAATACTCCATTAGGCATGTACCGATACCTTTCGAAATATAGTAATGAATATAAGCAATCTTTTCATCACGTGTATACGGTGAATTTGGATGAATACGCTGGGTCTGAAACTTATCATAATTATATGGAAAAACATTTTTTTCAAAATGTTGATATCCCTTCTCATCATACACATCTTCCTAATGGTAAAGCAGAGAATCTGGAAAATGAATGTATCCAATACGAAGAATTAATTAAAAAGCTTGGCGGTATTGATGTACAGGTTTTAGGTATCGGTGAAAATGGACATATCGGTTTTAATGAACCTGGAACAAATTTTGACTCTAGAACGCATGTCGTAAAGCTAACAGAATCGACACTTCAAGCAAATGCAAAATATTTTACCGATGAAGAGCAGCCCACTCACGCTATTACGATGGGTATTGGATCGATATTGGACAGTAAGGAAATCCTTTTACTGGCGATCGGGGAACGCAAAGCAAGAGCTGTAAGGGAACTATTGCAAGGTTCATTAAATGAAGAAATTCCTGCTACAGTTTTGACTATGCATCCAAATGTGACTGTGCTTGCAGACAAAGGTGCAAGAATGCTTCTAGATAAGGAGAGTTGA
- the nagA gene encoding N-acetylglucosamine-6-phosphate deacetylase, translated as MSQDILLNGAFINEHGSFVENGYLFIKEGKIEYIGEVNPLGNEEETKTYKIAEGAVMLPGMIDIHIHGAVGADVMDGTEEVLGKMAQALPAEGTTSFLATTMTENIDHIKKALTQTASFIKKQKPGAAEIIGIHLEGPFISEKRAGAQPKEFIQQPDVDLFIELQQQSQSHIKLVTLAPEVEGGHSLANYLKKNGCIASIGHSDSTFIEVKEGIEAGVSHVTHLFNGMRGMHHRDPGVAGAALIQDELMVEMIVDGVHASPEMIKLAYHSTGADRTILITDSMRAKGLGDGEYTLGGQHVTVKNGKAMLEDGTLAGSILSMDDAVRNMMEYTGCSLSDIVKMTSTNAAKELKIFDRKGSLSKGKDADITVMSKDHQILMTFCRGELSYHRKEG; from the coding sequence ATGAGTCAAGATATCTTATTGAATGGAGCCTTTATTAATGAACATGGGTCATTCGTAGAAAATGGCTACCTCTTTATCAAAGAGGGCAAAATCGAATACATCGGTGAAGTAAATCCACTTGGCAACGAAGAAGAAACAAAAACATATAAAATAGCCGAAGGAGCCGTCATGCTGCCAGGAATGATCGACATACATATTCATGGAGCTGTCGGTGCAGATGTGATGGACGGGACTGAAGAAGTACTCGGGAAGATGGCGCAAGCTCTTCCTGCTGAAGGAACTACTTCTTTTCTTGCCACGACGATGACTGAAAATATCGATCATATTAAGAAAGCATTGACCCAAACTGCTTCTTTTATAAAGAAACAAAAGCCAGGGGCTGCGGAGATTATAGGCATTCATCTGGAAGGTCCTTTTATTTCAGAGAAACGTGCAGGGGCTCAGCCAAAAGAGTTTATACAACAACCGGATGTAGACCTCTTTATAGAGTTGCAGCAGCAATCTCAAAGTCATATTAAACTTGTAACACTAGCACCGGAAGTAGAAGGTGGCCATAGTCTTGCAAACTATTTAAAGAAGAATGGCTGTATTGCATCGATTGGACATAGTGACAGCACTTTTATTGAAGTTAAAGAAGGAATCGAAGCAGGTGTTTCCCATGTAACACATTTGTTTAATGGTATGAGAGGTATGCACCATCGCGATCCTGGAGTAGCGGGAGCAGCTCTCATTCAAGATGAATTGATGGTAGAAATGATTGTTGACGGTGTTCATGCAAGTCCAGAAATGATTAAGCTTGCGTATCATTCTACAGGAGCAGATCGAACCATTTTGATTACGGATTCCATGCGTGCCAAAGGGTTGGGTGATGGAGAGTATACTTTAGGGGGTCAGCATGTAACGGTCAAGAACGGCAAAGCCATGCTAGAGGACGGAACACTCGCAGGAAGTATTTTAAGCATGGATGATGCAGTTAGGAACATGATGGAATACACAGGGTGTTCACTATCGGATATTGTCAAAATGACGAGTACGAATGCAGCAAAGGAATTGAAAATTTTCGATCGAAAAGGCAGCCTCTCAAAAGGGAAGGATGCGGATATAACAGTGATGTCCAAGGATCACCAAATTCTTATGACCTTTTGCCGCGGAGAGCTTTCATATCATCGGAAGGAGGGTTAG
- a CDS encoding SRPBCC family protein translates to METSNKVTITVETTVHKPVAEVWKYWTEPQHITKWSFASDDWHAPNAENDLRIGGRFLTRMEAKDGSFGFDFGGVYDDVKENEFISYILDDGRKVTISFINQENDTKVIETFEAESTNPIEMQEAGWQAFMDNFKKYSESIKVD, encoded by the coding sequence ATGGAGACAAGTAATAAAGTAACAATTACGGTAGAAACCACAGTTCATAAGCCGGTTGCAGAAGTTTGGAAATATTGGACAGAGCCACAGCATATAACAAAATGGAGTTTTGCTTCTGATGATTGGCATGCGCCAAATGCAGAAAATGATTTAAGAATTGGCGGGAGATTTCTTACAAGAATGGAAGCTAAGGACGGGAGTTTTGGATTCGATTTTGGTGGTGTTTATGATGATGTAAAAGAAAATGAGTTTATTTCTTACATTCTTGATGATGGAAGAAAAGTTACGATTTCTTTTATTAACCAAGAAAACGACACTAAAGTAATTGAAACATTTGAAGCGGAATCTACCAATCCCATAGAAATGCAAGAAGCAGGATGGCAGGCGTTTATGGATAATTTTAAGAAATATAGTGAATCCATAAAAGTAGATTGA